From Salvia splendens isolate huo1 chromosome 3, SspV2, whole genome shotgun sequence, a single genomic window includes:
- the LOC121793953 gene encoding transcription factor FAMA-like gives MEKEGSYMANFPGLDYELQNHQLQDSINQEMGEKSTDHNSNQIVDCMLQNPPQNQQQPLLSSSNFCGSNSFDKLSFADVMQFADFGPKLGQNQGKAPEEEGGIDPVFFLKFPVLNDHHNQQRDDDHSHHLPLMASQSLGDEQEREDGGRGRMEENVRFVGEKSRQVEGKSKRKRPRTSKTVEEVESQRRTHIAVERNRRKQMNEHLRVLRSLMPSSYVQRGDQASIIGGAIEFVRELEQLLQCLESQKRRRLYGDGARPGGDPSMGVQGIPNVQGSGYETVGLGEEMAESKSCLADVEVKVLGFDGLIKILSRRRHGQLVKTIAALEDLHLTILHTNITTIEQTVLYSFNIKINGEASFTAEDLANSVQHIFSFIHANDT, from the exons ATGGAGAAAGAAGGAAGTTACATG GCAAATTTTCCTGGCCTTGATTATGAGCTTCAAAATCATCAACTACAAGATTCGATCAATCAAGAAATGGGAGAAAAATCTACAGATCACAACAGCAACCAAATTGTGGATTGCATGCTACAAAACCCACCACAAAACCAGCAACAACCTCTTCTATCATCATCCAACTTTTGCGGGTCGAATTCATTCGACAAGCTGAGCTTCGCAGATGTGATGCAGTTCGCAGACTTCGGCCCCAAACTGGGACAGAATCAAGGCAAGGCGCCCGAGGAAGAaggtgggatcgaccccgtctTCTTCCTCAAGTTCCCGGTGTTGAACGATCATCACAATCAGCAGCGTGATGATGATCATAGCCACCACCTCCCCTTGATGGCCTCTCAATCCCTGGGTGATGAGCAGGAGAGAGAGGATGGAGGCCGAGGCAGAATGGAGGAGAATGTGAGATTTGTTGGTGAAAAGAGCCGTCAAGTGGAAGGCAAGAGCAAGAGGAAACGGCCTAGAACTTCTAAGACTGTTGAAGAAGTTGAGAGTCAAAGAAGGACTCATATTGCTGTGGAGAGGAATAGAAGGAAGCAAATGAATGAGCATCTCCGTGTTTTGAGGTCTCTCATGCCTAGCTCCTATGTCCAAAGG GGTGATCAAGCATCTATAATTGGTGGAGCAATTGAGTTTGTGAGGGAGTTGGAGCAGCTGCTCCAATGCCTTGAGTCACAGAAGAGGCGGCGGCTGTATGGAGACGGGGCGAGGCCGGGTGGAGATCCATCCATGGGTGTGCAGGGCATCCCAAACGTGCAAGGCAGCGGCTATGAAACTGTGGGATTGGGAGAAGAAATGGCAGAGAGCAAGTCATGTTTAGCAGATGTGGAGGTGAAGGTTTTAGGGTTTGATGGTTTGATAAAGATTCTGTCGAGGAGAAGACATGGACAGCTTGTCAAAACCATTGCTGCACTTGAAGATTTGCACCTCACTATTCTGCATactaatattactactattgaaCAAACTGTTCTTTATTCTTTCAATATTAAG ATTAATGGAGAGGCAAGTTTCACAGCTGAAGACCTGGCAAACTCAGTTCAACACATTTTCAGTTTTATCCATGCAAACGATACATAG